A region from the Paludicola sp. MB14-C6 genome encodes:
- a CDS encoding adenosylcobinamide-GDP ribazoletransferase, with amino-acid sequence MVKDIISGLVTAFSMYSIVPMPQMEWNKNTMKYAMCFFPLIGLLIGGVVYGATALSSYFKISPLLYSAILVFIPIIISGAIHLDGLIDTGDALYSRLERERKLEILKDPHVGAFGVILCGGYLLLSFGVAGQFYQNTKLLPFLCLGYILSRGYSALSIVSFKTAKNSGLAYIFSDNASKKTVKITSLLYIIIAYVGMLFINPIIGMITLALSLGRFILFKMMCYKKFGGLTGDLAGYLLCTIEFIILCISAFGVMI; translated from the coding sequence ATGGTAAAAGACATAATAAGTGGATTGGTAACCGCATTTTCAATGTATTCCATTGTACCAATGCCACAAATGGAATGGAATAAAAACACAATGAAATACGCAATGTGCTTTTTTCCTTTAATAGGATTGCTTATTGGCGGAGTGGTATATGGAGCAACTGCACTAAGCAGTTATTTTAAAATTAGTCCGTTACTTTATTCTGCTATTTTAGTTTTCATTCCTATTATTATTTCGGGAGCGATCCATCTTGACGGGTTGATTGATACAGGAGATGCACTCTATTCTAGGCTTGAAAGAGAAAGAAAGCTGGAAATACTAAAAGATCCTCATGTTGGTGCGTTTGGAGTCATTTTATGTGGAGGATATTTGTTATTAAGCTTCGGAGTAGCAGGACAATTTTATCAAAATACAAAACTGCTGCCTTTCTTATGTCTTGGATATATCCTATCAAGAGGCTATAGTGCATTATCTATAGTGAGTTTTAAAACGGCTAAAAATTCAGGACTGGCTTACATTTTTTCAGACAATGCCAGTAAAAAAACTGTTAAAATAACAAGTTTGCTTTATATCATAATAGCTTACGTGGGTATGCTTTTTATAAATCCTATCATAGGAATGATTACATTGGCTTTAAGCCTAGGTCGGTTTATTTTGTTTAAAATGATGTGTTATAAAAAATTTGGTGGTCTTACTGGCGATTTAGCAGGATATCTACTTTGCACAATTGAATTTATAATACTTTGTATAAGTGCATTTGGGGTGATGATATGA
- a CDS encoding histidine phosphatase family protein has translation MKVNVIMIRHAKTRGNLNHEYIGSTDESLCEIGVEELKMNGKRYPHADYIYSSPLKRCIETAAIIYDDKKPIIENDLRECDFGDFEKMNYEQLKDREEYQRFIDSNGEASFPNGESKSQFSKRCIKAFEKIVINQDDGDTIAIICHGGTIMAVLHQYSNPHKDFYEWQAKNTQGFTFVFDTNIKKAIDIRRLQGES, from the coding sequence ATGAAAGTTAACGTTATCATGATACGCCATGCCAAAACTCGTGGTAATTTGAACCATGAATATATAGGATCAACGGATGAAAGCTTGTGTGAAATAGGTGTAGAAGAGTTGAAAATGAACGGTAAGCGTTATCCTCATGCTGACTATATCTATTCAAGCCCATTGAAACGATGCATTGAAACAGCAGCTATCATATATGATGATAAAAAACCTATCATTGAAAATGATTTGCGTGAATGTGATTTTGGCGATTTTGAAAAAATGAATTATGAACAGTTAAAAGATAGAGAAGAATACCAACGCTTTATTGATAGTAATGGGGAAGCGAGCTTTCCAAACGGCGAAAGTAAAAGCCAATTTTCAAAACGATGTATTAAGGCTTTTGAAAAAATAGTAATAAATCAGGATGATGGGGATACCATAGCTATTATTTGTCATGGCGGCACAATTATGGCTGTTTTACATCAATACAGCAATCCACATAAAGACTTTTACGAATGGCAAGCGAAAAATACGCAAGGCTTTACTTTTGTATTTGATACAAACATAAAAAAGGCTATAGATATTAGAAGATTACAGGGGGAAAGTTGA
- a CDS encoding precorrin-8X methylmutase, protein MKIDNIQPADIEKRSFEIITEILGDKKLDPKNEKIIKRAIHTSADFDYADNLYFSENVTDILINAIRNGADIVTDTQMAKSGINKNTLKKLGGEVHCFISDEDVALEAKERGVTRAIVSMEKACEIKKPVIFAIGNAPTALLRLKELVQENKLNPVGIIGVPVGFVNVVESKEQIIDTTIPCIVARGRKGGSNIAAAICNALIYMA, encoded by the coding sequence TTGAAGATAGATAACATTCAACCTGCTGATATTGAAAAACGCAGTTTTGAAATCATAACTGAAATTTTGGGCGATAAAAAGCTTGATCCTAAAAACGAAAAAATAATCAAGAGGGCAATTCATACTTCAGCTGATTTTGATTATGCCGATAATCTTTATTTTTCAGAGAATGTAACCGATATTTTAATCAATGCTATTCGAAATGGCGCTGATATTGTAACGGATACGCAAATGGCGAAATCAGGAATTAACAAGAATACTCTGAAAAAGTTAGGTGGAGAAGTCCATTGTTTTATTTCCGATGAGGATGTTGCTTTGGAAGCAAAAGAGCGTGGGGTAACAAGGGCAATTGTTTCAATGGAAAAGGCTTGTGAAATTAAAAAGCCTGTAATCTTTGCAATTGGAAACGCACCGACAGCACTTTTAAGGCTGAAAGAGCTTGTTCAAGAGAACAAATTGAATCCAGTTGGAATAATTGGAGTACCAGTTGGATTTGTTAATGTTGTGGAATCAAAAGAACAAATTATCGATACGACCATTCCTTGTATTGTTGCAAGAGGCAGAAAAGGCGGCAGCAATATTGCCGCTGCAATCTGCAATGCACTTATTTATATGGCGTAA
- the cobT gene encoding nicotinate-nucleotide--dimethylbenzimidazole phosphoribosyltransferase has protein sequence MTLSEALTKIEEPSKDAIAKAINRWDNIAKPLKSLGLLESTIVKIAGIQKTPNVNIDKRCVAVMCADNGVVAQGVTQSPSEITAVVTENFAKGCTSVCIMAKSANADVIPIDIGVYRDVNVSGVINKKVMYGTNDMTQMPAMTREQAVKAIEVGINTVIELKEKGYKIIATGEMGIGNTTTSAAITSVLLSLPVEYVTGVGAGLTSDGLKRKINAIKKAIEVNQPNKNDPIDVLAKVGGLDIAGIVGLYIGGAVCNIPIMIDGVISAVGAIIALKLSERCKHYMIVSHVSKEPAGKLLLEELGFKPLLTCEMCLGEGTGAVAALPVIDMGLAVYNNTYTFEDAEIEKYEDLNKA, from the coding sequence ATGACATTGAGCGAAGCTTTAACCAAAATAGAAGAACCATCAAAGGATGCTATAGCAAAGGCAATTAATCGTTGGGATAATATTGCAAAGCCTTTAAAAAGCTTAGGATTGCTTGAATCTACTATTGTTAAAATAGCAGGAATTCAAAAAACGCCAAATGTAAACATAGATAAAAGATGTGTTGCGGTTATGTGTGCCGATAATGGAGTTGTCGCACAAGGTGTAACGCAATCCCCAAGCGAAATTACTGCCGTCGTTACTGAAAATTTTGCAAAAGGCTGTACAAGTGTATGCATTATGGCAAAAAGTGCAAATGCAGATGTCATTCCAATTGATATTGGCGTTTATCGTGATGTTAATGTTAGCGGAGTTATCAATAAAAAGGTTATGTATGGCACAAACGATATGACACAAATGCCTGCAATGACAAGAGAACAAGCTGTAAAAGCAATCGAAGTCGGTATTAACACCGTAATCGAATTAAAGGAAAAGGGTTATAAAATTATAGCAACCGGTGAAATGGGAATTGGCAATACAACAACTAGTGCAGCAATTACGTCAGTGCTTTTATCATTACCTGTAGAATATGTAACTGGAGTGGGTGCAGGGCTTACAAGTGATGGGCTAAAGCGTAAAATCAATGCAATCAAAAAAGCAATAGAAGTGAACCAGCCAAATAAAAATGATCCGATTGACGTTCTTGCAAAGGTCGGCGGGTTGGATATTGCGGGAATTGTAGGGCTATATATAGGTGGTGCAGTATGTAATATACCGATCATGATTGACGGCGTTATTTCAGCGGTTGGAGCTATTATTGCATTGAAACTATCTGAAAGATGTAAGCATTACATGATTGTATCCCATGTTTCAAAAGAGCCTGCAGGCAAATTATTGTTAGAAGAGTTAGGATTTAAACCGCTTTTAACATGTGAAATGTGCCTTGGCGAGGGAACCGGTGCAGTTGCAGCACTCCCAGTTATCGATATGGGACTTGCGGTTTATAACAATACATATACCTTTGAAGATGCAGAAATCGAAAAATATGAGGACTTAAATAAGGCATAA
- a CDS encoding cobyrinate a,c-diamide synthase, with product MNDLTLTSNRIMLTATGSGAGKTTITCGLLKALINRHKSVVSFKCGPDYIDPMFHSKIIGTKSRNLDIFMCGEDNVKYLLAKNSVGCDISVIEGVMGMYDGLLFQSDYASSNHLSKLTDTPQILIVNVKGMSLSVVALIKGFLCYKENNIKGVILNNCTQGMYSIYKKMIEDELSVHVYGYFPNVKEASIESRHLGLVTANEISDINKKLDLLAKTAEECLDIDAILSLASSAKALQYKAIEPSMTKKLNVKIAVARDNAFCFTYEDNIDLLKKLGAEIEYFSPLNDTTLPNNMDGLILCGGYPEEYAQELSKNKAMLQCIKNAIENKMPTIAECGGFMYLMDSITDKNNISYPMVSAIKGNSYMTSKLSRFGYINLTAKVDNLLCKKGESINAHEFHYSNSDNNGDDFQASKRSKEWDCIHATDTLFAGYPHIHFWGNTNFAVNFIQKCDAYKQSKESL from the coding sequence ATGAATGATTTAACTTTAACTAGTAACAGAATTATGCTTACCGCAACAGGCAGCGGAGCAGGTAAAACTACGATTACTTGTGGACTTTTAAAAGCTTTGATAAATCGCCATAAATCAGTTGTAAGTTTTAAATGCGGTCCTGATTATATAGACCCGATGTTTCATTCCAAAATAATCGGTACAAAATCAAGAAATCTAGATATCTTTATGTGTGGTGAAGATAACGTTAAATATCTTCTTGCAAAAAATTCTGTTGGTTGTGATATTTCGGTTATAGAGGGCGTTATGGGAATGTATGATGGGCTTTTGTTCCAATCTGATTATGCATCATCCAATCACCTATCAAAATTAACCGACACACCCCAAATACTGATTGTAAACGTAAAAGGTATGAGTCTTTCCGTTGTTGCTTTAATTAAAGGCTTTCTTTGTTACAAAGAAAACAACATAAAGGGTGTTATTTTGAATAACTGCACACAGGGTATGTATTCAATTTATAAAAAAATGATAGAAGATGAACTATCTGTTCATGTATATGGATACTTTCCCAATGTAAAAGAGGCTTCCATTGAAAGCAGACATTTAGGCTTGGTAACCGCTAACGAAATATCCGATATCAATAAAAAGCTGGATTTACTTGCAAAAACAGCAGAAGAATGTCTTGATATTGATGCCATTCTTTCTCTAGCGTCATCTGCTAAAGCGTTGCAATACAAAGCCATAGAGCCAAGTATGACAAAGAAATTGAACGTAAAAATAGCAGTAGCAAGGGATAACGCATTTTGTTTTACTTATGAGGACAATATCGATTTGCTGAAAAAACTTGGAGCAGAAATAGAATATTTTTCACCGCTCAATGACACTACACTTCCCAACAATATGGATGGGTTGATTTTATGCGGAGGATATCCCGAAGAATATGCCCAAGAGCTTTCAAAAAATAAAGCCATGTTACAATGCATCAAAAATGCAATTGAAAACAAAATGCCTACCATTGCGGAATGTGGCGGTTTTATGTATCTTATGGATAGCATAACGGATAAAAACAATATCTCATATCCAATGGTATCGGCAATTAAGGGCAATTCCTATATGACTTCAAAGCTTTCAAGATTTGGCTATATTAATCTTACCGCCAAAGTTGATAATTTACTTTGCAAAAAGGGTGAAAGCATTAACGCACATGAATTTCACTATTCAAACAGTGACAATAACGGTGATGACTTTCAAGCAAGCAAACGCAGTAAAGAATGGGATTGTATTCATGCAACAGATACCTTATTTGCGGGCTATCCTCATATTCACTTTTGGGGAAATACCAATTTCGCAGTAAACTTTATTCAAAAATGTGATGCATACAAACAGAGTAAGGAGAGCCTATGA
- the cbiB gene encoding adenosylcobinamide-phosphate synthase CbiB, with the protein MEILVAVIIGFILDLIIGDPQWLPHPVRLIGFLIAKGEKIIRKILPKKEFIGGMILTVLVTAISFVVPYFILYFAGLFSIYLKIAIEAVFCYQILATKCLKVESMRVYQYLIKKDILNSRKYLSWIVGRDTENLDEQQISKAVVETIAENTSDGVIAPMIFLVIGGAPLGFFYKAVNTLDSMIGYKNDKYLYFGRFAAKLDDVLNFLPAIISAMFMIAASFIVGLDSKNAVKIYKRDKHNHSSPNSAKTEAVAAGALNLMLAGDAYYFGKLVKKKTIGDDNKTITPQDIPTMNKLMYATATVSILILSAIRLTMVILL; encoded by the coding sequence ATGGAAATATTAGTTGCAGTAATAATCGGGTTTATACTTGATTTGATTATTGGTGATCCACAATGGCTTCCACATCCTGTAAGATTGATTGGCTTTTTGATTGCAAAAGGCGAAAAAATAATCAGAAAAATTCTTCCTAAAAAAGAGTTTATAGGCGGTATGATATTAACCGTATTGGTAACGGCAATCTCTTTTGTAGTCCCATATTTTATCCTATACTTTGCAGGACTGTTTAGCATCTATCTAAAAATAGCAATAGAGGCTGTATTTTGTTATCAAATACTTGCAACGAAGTGTTTAAAGGTTGAAAGTATGAGAGTATATCAATATCTTATAAAAAAGGATATTTTAAATTCAAGAAAATATCTATCATGGATTGTAGGAAGAGATACCGAAAATTTAGATGAACAGCAAATATCAAAAGCAGTGGTTGAAACAATTGCCGAAAATACATCTGACGGAGTAATTGCTCCTATGATTTTCTTAGTAATTGGTGGTGCACCATTAGGCTTTTTCTATAAAGCGGTTAATACACTGGATTCTATGATAGGCTATAAAAATGACAAATATCTGTATTTTGGAAGATTTGCGGCAAAACTTGATGATGTCTTAAACTTTTTACCGGCTATAATTTCAGCAATGTTTATGATAGCGGCAAGCTTTATCGTAGGCCTTGACTCTAAAAATGCAGTGAAAATATATAAACGTGATAAACATAATCATTCAAGTCCTAACAGCGCAAAAACTGAGGCAGTTGCAGCCGGTGCTTTAAACTTAATGCTTGCGGGAGATGCTTATTATTTTGGCAAACTGGTAAAGAAGAAAACCATAGGCGATGATAATAAAACGATAACGCCCCAAGATATTCCTACTATGAACAAGCTGATGTATGCAACAGCAACGGTTTCTATTCTTATTTTATCCGCAATAAGGCTAACTATGGTGATATTACTATGA
- a CDS encoding alkaline phosphatase family protein, which yields MKVIFVIIDGAERSDYESLTLNQYTHEHLLLNNTPMGMNANSLTCILNILGVPHDKIPKGRAYLEALASNINIDQNDIVFRCNGVEIQNNVLVSSCKEVNTTFVNNQVQIIPLGGYKNLLMIKNSKECFDSISTYEPHNNIGKNINSLLPTCSNMQLQNLLQELILKNNLWAWGQAVQTDLPSFNTLHHKNGAIVCKTEIVKGIAKAMGMECPDMKNATAETNTDLKEKADMTLKLSQIYDFTMLHINGADEAAHRKNADEKHAFIQRIDQEVISYLIKNIDQDTALIVTSDHVTDVKTGEHKNEPTDCFILNKNKECEQWLKR from the coding sequence ATGAAAGTTATATTTGTAATTATAGACGGTGCAGAACGATCCGATTATGAATCGCTCACATTGAATCAATATACTCATGAACATCTGCTTTTGAATAATACACCTATGGGAATGAATGCAAACAGCCTTACTTGTATCTTAAACATACTTGGTGTTCCACATGATAAAATTCCGAAAGGAAGAGCCTATCTGGAAGCATTAGCGTCCAATATTAACATAGATCAGAATGATATAGTATTTCGTTGTAACGGCGTTGAGATACAAAATAATGTGCTTGTGTCTTCTTGTAAAGAGGTCAATACTACTTTTGTTAATAATCAAGTGCAAATCATACCTCTTGGAGGTTATAAAAATCTACTTATGATTAAAAACAGTAAGGAATGCTTTGATTCCATATCTACTTATGAGCCTCATAATAATATTGGAAAAAATATAAATTCTCTATTGCCTACATGCAGTAATATGCAATTACAAAATTTGTTGCAAGAGCTTATATTGAAAAACAATCTTTGGGCATGGGGTCAAGCCGTTCAAACAGATCTACCTTCATTCAATACTCTTCATCATAAAAATGGTGCAATTGTATGTAAAACCGAAATTGTAAAGGGTATTGCTAAAGCAATGGGAATGGAATGTCCCGATATGAAAAATGCAACAGCAGAAACCAATACGGACTTGAAAGAAAAAGCCGATATGACTTTAAAGCTTTCACAAATATATGATTTTACAATGCTGCATATTAACGGCGCAGATGAAGCGGCTCATAGGAAAAACGCTGATGAAAAACATGCGTTTATTCAAAGAATTGATCAGGAAGTCATATCGTATCTGATAAAAAATATTGATCAGGATACTGCTTTGATTGTTACTTCAGATCATGTAACAGATGTTAAGACGGGCGAACACAAAAATGAGCCTACAGACTGTTTTATATTGAATAAAAACAAGGAGTGTGAACAATGGCTAAAGCGATAA
- a CDS encoding cob(I)yrinic acid a,c-diamide adenosyltransferase encodes MKNELGLIHIYCGNGKGKTTAAIGLALRALGFGFQVVVVQFLKDGNSSELKALKMFPNATVISGKDVAGFSFKMTDDQKQIVKENHNQHLKSAIELCQNEQCDVLILDEVLDAVNLELIDYNMLIEFIKNKSSHIEIIMTGRNPKKELVDLADYISNVTKEKHPYDQGIKARGGIEI; translated from the coding sequence ATGAAAAATGAACTTGGACTAATTCATATCTATTGTGGAAATGGAAAAGGAAAAACGACTGCAGCTATAGGGCTTGCATTAAGGGCGTTGGGATTTGGGTTTCAAGTTGTAGTGGTACAGTTTTTAAAAGACGGCAACAGCAGTGAATTGAAAGCGCTTAAAATGTTTCCGAACGCAACCGTAATCTCAGGAAAAGATGTTGCAGGCTTTTCGTTTAAAATGACTGATGATCAAAAGCAAATTGTAAAGGAAAATCATAATCAACACCTAAAAAGTGCAATTGAGCTTTGTCAAAATGAGCAATGCGATGTGCTAATACTTGATGAGGTTTTAGATGCAGTAAATTTGGAACTGATTGATTATAATATGCTTATAGAATTTATCAAAAACAAATCATCACATATCGAAATAATTATGACGGGTAGAAATCCTAAGAAAGAACTTGTTGACCTTGCCGATTATATTTCTAATGTGACAAAAGAAAAACATCCTTATGATCAAGGTATAAAAGCAAGAGGAGGAATAGAAATTTGA
- a CDS encoding bifunctional adenosylcobinamide kinase/adenosylcobinamide-phosphate guanylyltransferase, translating into MRFIIGGNASGKLQRVYELGYQDSDILYCKHNEIPQIENQRVLYKLNTLIDTLMKHDIEPKEYINSLMKNSNIEVIVCDEVGCGVVPMQRYERDFRECVGRISCLVATNANSVERIYCGIATVIKSDES; encoded by the coding sequence ATGAGGTTTATTATAGGTGGAAATGCAAGCGGAAAGCTTCAAAGAGTATATGAGCTTGGCTATCAAGACAGTGATATTCTTTATTGTAAACATAATGAAATACCTCAAATAGAAAACCAAAGAGTTTTATACAAGCTAAATACTTTGATAGATACACTTATGAAACATGATATTGAGCCTAAAGAATATATAAATTCATTGATGAAAAATTCAAATATCGAGGTTATTGTTTGTGATGAAGTTGGGTGTGGCGTTGTACCTATGCAAAGATATGAACGTGATTTCAGAGAATGTGTCGGTAGAATCAGCTGTTTGGTTGCAACAAATGCAAATAGTGTTGAAAGGATATACTGCGGCATAGCTACAGTTATAAAATCAGATGAAAGTTAA
- a CDS encoding cobyric acid synthase, which yields MAKAIMIQGTTSNAGKSLVAAGLCRVFMQDGYKVAPFKSQNMALNSFITDDGFEMGRAQVMQAEAAGIAPDVRMNPILLKPTSDKGSQVIVNGEVMGDMSAKDYFAHKLELVPKIMEAYNSLSEEYDIIVIEGAGSPAEINLKSQDIVNMGMAKLAKAPVLIVGDIDRGGVFAALAGTMLLLDDDEKAMVKGTIINKFRGDVSILEPGLRSLEEIVKVPVAGVLPYLKINVDDEDSLSERFDKSLAPALVDIAVIRLPRISNFTDFNPFEYIEGVSLRYVGGISELGNPDLIIIPGTKNTMSDLLWLRQSGLEAAILKHASKGFPVIGVCGGYQMLGMTLKDPYSVEHGGEMSGLGLLECDTVFEKQKTRTRVEGRLSSVGGIFSELSNTEYEGYEIHMGVTSNNKDIVNSDNIYGTYIHGIFDRDTVSKVIVEALLKAQGLDCSSIKAFNIADYKSEQYDILAESIRTSLDMEYIYKVLNEGI from the coding sequence ATGGCTAAAGCGATAATGATACAGGGAACAACATCAAACGCAGGCAAAAGCTTAGTTGCGGCTGGACTTTGCCGAGTTTTTATGCAAGACGGTTATAAGGTTGCTCCTTTTAAGTCTCAAAATATGGCGCTCAATTCTTTTATTACAGATGATGGCTTTGAAATGGGAAGAGCACAGGTTATGCAAGCAGAGGCAGCTGGTATTGCTCCTGATGTAAGAATGAATCCGATTTTATTAAAGCCTACAAGTGATAAAGGCTCACAAGTAATTGTGAACGGCGAAGTTATGGGCGATATGTCGGCAAAAGATTATTTTGCACATAAGCTTGAACTTGTTCCAAAAATAATGGAAGCTTACAATAGTCTTTCAGAGGAATATGATATTATTGTTATAGAGGGTGCAGGCAGTCCTGCAGAAATTAACTTAAAGTCACAAGATATCGTAAATATGGGTATGGCAAAGCTAGCAAAAGCACCTGTACTGATTGTAGGCGATATTGACAGAGGTGGCGTTTTTGCGGCACTAGCAGGAACAATGCTGCTTTTAGATGATGATGAAAAAGCGATGGTTAAGGGCACAATTATTAATAAATTCCGTGGCGATGTATCCATATTGGAGCCAGGGCTTAGAAGCCTTGAAGAGATAGTGAAAGTGCCTGTTGCAGGTGTTTTACCATATTTAAAGATAAATGTGGATGACGAGGATAGCCTAAGCGAAAGATTTGATAAGAGCCTTGCTCCCGCACTAGTAGATATAGCGGTCATTCGATTGCCTCGTATATCTAATTTTACTGACTTTAACCCATTTGAATATATTGAGGGGGTATCCTTAAGATATGTTGGTGGTATTTCGGAACTTGGAAATCCTGATTTAATTATCATTCCTGGAACCAAAAATACAATGTCTGATTTGCTTTGGTTACGTCAATCCGGATTGGAGGCTGCAATTTTAAAGCATGCATCAAAAGGGTTTCCGGTAATAGGTGTGTGCGGTGGATACCAAATGCTTGGAATGACATTAAAAGATCCCTATTCTGTTGAACATGGCGGCGAAATGTCTGGACTTGGCTTGCTTGAATGTGATACTGTATTTGAAAAGCAAAAAACTAGAACAAGGGTTGAGGGGAGATTATCAAGTGTCGGCGGCATTTTTAGTGAGTTATCCAATACTGAATATGAGGGTTATGAAATACATATGGGTGTTACTTCAAATAATAAAGACATTGTAAACTCAGATAATATTTACGGTACTTATATTCACGGTATTTTTGATAGAGATACAGTATCTAAAGTAATCGTTGAAGCTTTGTTAAAAGCCCAAGGTCTTGATTGCTCTTCCATAAAAGCATTTAACATCGCTGATTATAAAAGCGAGCAATATGATATCTTAGCTGAATCAATCAGAACATCGCTTGATATGGAGTATATCTATAAAGTTTTGAATGAAGGAATATAG
- a CDS encoding pyridoxal phosphate-dependent aminotransferase: MINNNNTYTKKKSDVNTVSCRHGGDVYTKRIMKYADKIVDFSANINPLGMPDNVKNAIIENIDAYECYPDPFCRELRDAIAKVENTKPQNISCGNGAADIIYKLAWGLKPQKALLLAPTFSEYEQALNTVSCKVEYYNLKQENEFQLDEDILDCITDDIDIMFVCNPNNPTGIVTPKPLMKKILDQCKCCGAILIVDECFMDFVMDEEQYSISSMIESYDNLVIMKAFTKIYAMAGIRLGYMLCSNQNIIYSVNNASQSWSVSTVASKCGIAALNNSDYVNKTKQMIKQNREYLIIELNSLGFRTFDSSTNYILFYTDNVTIQTELEQYGVLIRNCDNYHNLKSGFYRIAVKSQKDNQYLIECIRKVVTE, translated from the coding sequence ATGATAAATAACAATAATACATATACGAAAAAGAAAAGCGATGTGAATACAGTATCATGCCGCCATGGTGGAGATGTCTATACCAAGCGTATAATGAAATATGCGGATAAAATAGTCGACTTTTCTGCAAACATCAATCCGTTGGGAATGCCCGATAATGTAAAGAATGCGATTATTGAAAATATTGATGCATATGAGTGCTATCCGGATCCATTTTGTAGAGAGTTAAGAGATGCAATTGCAAAAGTTGAGAATACAAAACCGCAAAATATAAGTTGTGGTAATGGTGCGGCGGATATTATATATAAATTAGCATGGGGATTGAAGCCTCAGAAAGCATTACTGCTTGCTCCAACTTTTTCGGAATACGAACAGGCTTTAAATACCGTTAGCTGTAAAGTCGAATATTATAACTTAAAACAAGAAAACGAATTTCAATTAGATGAGGATATATTAGATTGCATTACAGATGATATTGACATTATGTTTGTTTGTAACCCGAATAATCCAACCGGAATTGTTACTCCTAAACCGTTAATGAAAAAAATATTGGATCAATGTAAATGCTGTGGGGCTATTTTGATTGTAGACGAATGTTTTATGGATTTTGTAATGGATGAAGAACAATATAGTATTTCTTCTATGATAGAAAGCTATGATAATTTAGTAATCATGAAGGCTTTTACGAAAATCTACGCTATGGCGGGAATAAGGCTTGGATATATGCTTTGCTCCAATCAAAACATCATTTATTCTGTTAATAATGCATCGCAATCATGGAGTGTTTCAACAGTTGCAAGCAAATGCGGAATAGCTGCTTTAAATAATTCCGATTATGTAAACAAAACCAAACAGATGATAAAACAAAACAGGGAGTATCTGATTATTGAACTCAATTCACTTGGCTTTCGAACCTTTGATTCAAGTACAAATTATATACTATTTTATACCGATAATGTAACCATTCAAACAGAGCTTGAGCAGTATGGGGTTTTAATTCGAAATTGTGATAATTACCATAACTTAAAAAGTGGCTTTTATCGTATTGCGGTTAAATCTCAAAAGGATAATCAATATTTAATAGAATGTATTAGAAAAGTAGTAACGGAGTAA
- a CDS encoding bifunctional adenosylcobinamide kinase/adenosylcobinamide-phosphate guanylyltransferase produces the protein MLILVLGSSGSGKSAFAENIATSLSKELLYVATMQPFGNEAEQRIKRHREMRKNKGFISVDCYADLEHFQLEKKYGVVLLECMSNLLANEMYRENANREDLIHKIISGIEKIKAQTDHFIIVSNDVGCDLNDYSEETLSYINKLGIINQELVKKADTVVEVVCSIPIYHKGEKLW, from the coding sequence ATGCTGATTTTAGTTTTAGGCTCAAGCGGAAGTGGAAAATCCGCATTTGCAGAAAATATTGCTACCTCCCTCTCGAAAGAATTGCTTTATGTTGCAACGATGCAGCCTTTTGGAAATGAAGCAGAACAAAGAATTAAAAGGCATCGTGAAATGCGCAAAAACAAGGGCTTTATAAGCGTTGATTGCTATGCGGATTTGGAACACTTTCAGCTTGAAAAGAAATATGGAGTTGTGTTGTTGGAATGTATGTCAAATCTGCTTGCAAACGAAATGTATCGTGAAAATGCCAATAGGGAAGATTTAATTCATAAAATAATAAGCGGGATTGAAAAAATAAAAGCACAAACTGACCATTTCATTATCGTTTCAAATGATGTTGGATGTGATCTGAACGATTACAGCGAAGAAACACTTTCTTATATAAATAAGCTTGGAATAATCAATCAAGAGCTTGTAAAAAAGGCTGATACAGTAGTTGAAGTTGTTTGCTCAATACCGATATATCACAAAGGGGAAAAGCTATGGTAA